The proteins below are encoded in one region of Amycolatopsis magusensis:
- a CDS encoding helix-turn-helix domain-containing protein encodes MSTSRATAARTCRYCGTQLAKDHSDTACSACARRHRAPEAPAVPSEFWSDPAIAAAVHEQRFGKLIHAYRVHPWHARLITQATMARWLRVSQSRLSRIETGRGPCSRDELQQFARALHLPPALHWFPRPESTGTVAPMEGATVTAARDSLAFTSTLTGLADRGNDLWALRADLSLVATNYVHKPLKTVFGDLVDSRDTAIALLSRRLRPAQERDAYFLAGVACLMLAHAAQNAGDPRSAQHQLKAAKDLADVADHAALRAWVLGSSALLHEWTRRHTDAVALARHGHTYATSATTRSRLLAIEARAAARGGDHDTATAAIRRLSDMDSDVIDDDVTNFGGILTFPAVKRTYYLGSTYGLLAQHENAERHAHAAIGAYETGPPEERSYGDETLARLDIVNARIAAGAIDSAQTELEPILALPPELRIRQVDNALTRTRSLASQLGHRGHTAARELAQQLSTTLEQPAALPSARALPPP; translated from the coding sequence GTGAGCACGAGCCGGGCTACAGCCGCGCGGACATGTCGCTACTGCGGCACGCAGTTGGCCAAAGACCACAGCGACACCGCGTGCTCGGCCTGCGCACGCCGGCACCGCGCCCCCGAAGCGCCCGCTGTGCCGTCGGAGTTCTGGTCAGACCCGGCCATCGCAGCAGCTGTGCACGAGCAACGGTTCGGCAAGCTCATTCACGCCTACCGTGTGCATCCCTGGCACGCCCGCCTCATTACCCAGGCCACGATGGCCCGCTGGTTGCGTGTGAGCCAGTCCCGGCTGAGCCGAATCGAAACCGGCCGCGGTCCCTGCAGCCGGGACGAACTGCAGCAATTCGCCCGGGCACTGCACCTTCCGCCCGCCCTGCACTGGTTCCCTCGCCCCGAGTCCACCGGCACCGTCGCACCGATGGAGGGGGCCACCGTCACGGCGGCACGCGACTCCCTGGCCTTCACCAGCACGCTGACCGGCCTGGCCGACCGCGGCAACGACCTGTGGGCACTGCGCGCCGACCTGAGCCTGGTGGCGACGAACTACGTGCACAAGCCGCTGAAAACCGTCTTCGGCGACCTCGTGGACAGCCGAGACACCGCGATCGCGCTGCTGAGCCGGCGATTGCGCCCGGCGCAGGAACGCGACGCGTACTTCCTCGCCGGCGTCGCCTGCCTCATGCTCGCCCACGCCGCCCAGAACGCGGGTGATCCGCGCTCCGCGCAACACCAGCTCAAAGCCGCAAAGGACTTGGCCGACGTCGCCGACCATGCCGCACTGCGCGCCTGGGTGCTCGGCAGTTCCGCGCTGCTGCATGAGTGGACTCGCCGCCACACCGACGCGGTCGCCCTCGCCCGCCACGGCCACACCTACGCCACCTCGGCAACGACCCGCTCGCGGCTGCTCGCGATCGAAGCACGTGCCGCCGCCCGCGGCGGAGACCACGACACGGCCACCGCGGCCATCCGCAGACTGTCCGATATGGACTCTGATGTGATCGACGATGACGTCACCAACTTCGGTGGCATCCTCACGTTTCCTGCGGTGAAACGCACCTACTACCTGGGCAGCACCTACGGCCTGCTCGCCCAGCACGAGAACGCCGAACGGCACGCCCACGCCGCGATCGGAGCCTACGAGACAGGACCACCGGAGGAACGCTCCTACGGCGACGAAACCCTCGCCCGCCTCGACATCGTCAACGCCCGGATCGCAGCCGGAGCCATCGACAGCGCACAGACCGAACTCGAACCGATTCTCGCTCTGCCTCCGGAGCTTCGTATCCGCCAGGTGGACAACGCCCTCACTCGCACCCGAAGCCTCGCCTCGCAACTGGGCCACCGCGGCCACACAGCCGCCCGCGAACTCGCCCAGCAACTGAGCACCACGCTCGAACAGCCCGCCGCGCTACCATCGGCCCGTGCTCTCCCCCCACCCTGA
- a CDS encoding phosphotransferase codes for MLSPHPERVLHRACTHAGLRSDDATPLRQHATDVFLLPADNAVARIAYGPVNATRATRAITITRWLTDRGFPATEPLAVDQPVHIDDATVTFWHHYPQPTATPPDSGELGALLRHLHQLPAPELSLPAYTPLADLTGTLASATTVLDADTTAWLTDRVSELLAQFADLHSVLGHGLIHGDAYPGNTLHTNTGTILGDWDEVARGPRELDLANTIQGIRFGRSTSEIDRFTTAYGYDPRNWPGITVLTAMRDLHTLGAYLRRAHRGDLAARRELDNRIATLRQNPELTTWTAR; via the coding sequence GTGCTCTCCCCCCACCCTGAACGAGTCCTGCACCGCGCATGCACCCACGCAGGACTGCGCAGCGACGACGCCACACCCCTGCGCCAGCACGCCACCGACGTGTTCCTGCTGCCCGCCGACAACGCCGTCGCCAGGATCGCCTACGGCCCGGTGAACGCCACCCGCGCCACCCGAGCGATCACCATCACCCGCTGGCTCACCGACCGCGGTTTTCCTGCCACCGAACCGCTCGCCGTGGACCAGCCCGTGCACATTGACGACGCCACCGTCACCTTCTGGCACCACTATCCCCAACCCACCGCCACCCCGCCAGACAGCGGCGAACTCGGCGCCCTGCTGCGACACCTGCACCAGCTGCCCGCCCCGGAGCTCTCACTACCGGCGTACACACCACTGGCCGACCTGACGGGCACACTGGCCTCCGCCACCACCGTGCTCGATGCCGACACCACCGCCTGGCTCACCGACCGAGTCAGCGAACTACTCGCACAATTCGCCGACCTCCACTCCGTCTTGGGACACGGCCTCATCCACGGCGACGCCTATCCCGGCAACACCCTGCATACCAACACCGGAACCATCCTCGGCGACTGGGACGAAGTCGCCCGCGGACCACGTGAACTCGACCTGGCCAACACCATCCAAGGCATCCGCTTCGGCCGCAGCACCAGCGAAATCGACCGATTCACCACCGCCTACGGCTACGACCCCCGAAACTGGCCAGGAATCACCGTGCTCACCGCCATGCGCGACCTGCACACACTCGGCGCCTACCTACGCCGAGCCCACCGCGGCGACCTCGCCGCCCGCCGCGAACTCGACAACCGCATCGCCACACTCCGGCAGAACCCGGAGCTGACCACATGGACCGCCCGCTAA
- a CDS encoding IS5 family transposase (programmed frameshift) has protein sequence MTDVEKWCPEPLWLLACSLLPDAPQRHQGGGRRRLDDRAVLAAILYVLQTGCAWSAVPASFGVSAPTAHRRFTEWVEADVFARLHQMMLDLLGSAGAIDWSRASVDAMQVRAGKRGDLTGPSPVDRGKPGSKIHAMSDRGGIPLSVVVSAANRNDHLTFEAVVDAVEPVAGPVGRPRRRPRKLHADKGYDYATCRKVLRRRGIIARIARRGIESATRLGRHRYVVERTLEWVSRFRRLARRYERKAVHFLGFTQLACAVICYRRAVKLDLLTHDNPK, from the exons ATGACGGATGTGGAGAAGTGGTGTCCGGAGCCGTTGTGGCTGCTGGCGTGTTCGCTGTTGCCCGATGCGCCGCAACGCCACCAGGGCGGGGGTCGGCGCCGGTTGGACGACCGTGCGGTGCTGGCCGCGATCTTGTACGTGCTGCAGACCGGTTGTGCCTGGTCAGCGGTGCCGGCCTCGTTCGGTGTGAGTGCTCCGACGGCGCATCGCCGATTTACGGAGTGGGTCGAGGCGGATGTGTTCGCCCGGCTGCACCAGATGATGCTGGATCTGCTCGGTTCTGCCGGAGCGATCGACTGGTCTCGGGCGTCGGTGGACGCCATGCAGGTCAGGGCGG GTAAAAGGGGGGACCTGACCGGTCCCAGTCCGGTCGACCGGGGCAAGCCGGGCTCGAAGATTCACGCGATGAGCGATCGCGGTGGCATCCCGCTGTCGGTGGTCGTCTCCGCGGCCAACCGCAACGACCACCTGACGTTCGAGGCGGTGGTCGATGCGGTCGAGCCGGTCGCCGGGCCGGTCGGACGGCCTCGGCGCCGGCCGCGCAAGCTGCACGCGGACAAGGGCTACGACTATGCGACCTGCCGGAAGGTGCTGCGTCGGCGGGGCATCATTGCTCGGATCGCCCGCCGGGGTATCGAGTCGGCCACACGGCTGGGACGTCATCGGTACGTCGTCGAGCGGACCTTGGAGTGGGTTTCCCGGTTCCGGCGGCTGGCCCGTCGCTACGAGCGCAAGGCCGTCCATTTCCTGGGTTTCACCCAGCTGGCCTGCGCAGTGATCTGCTACCGCCGAGCGGTCAAGCTGGATCTTCTCACCCACGACAACCCCAAATGA
- a CDS encoding transposase, with protein MVDRLSMRLVPDELWALVEPLVPEFRARPQGGGTAPLPARAVFTAVVYVLTSGCSWRDLPRSFGVPFQTAHRRFSQWTKAGLWRQLHHAVLDELGGCGLIDWSRVIVDAAAVRAKRGDR; from the coding sequence GTGGTCGATCGGTTGTCTATGCGATTGGTCCCGGACGAGTTGTGGGCGCTGGTCGAGCCGTTGGTTCCGGAGTTCCGGGCTCGTCCGCAGGGTGGCGGGACAGCGCCGCTTCCGGCTCGTGCGGTGTTCACCGCGGTCGTGTATGTGCTGACCAGTGGGTGTTCGTGGCGGGATCTGCCGCGGTCGTTCGGAGTGCCGTTCCAGACCGCGCATCGCCGTTTCAGTCAGTGGACCAAGGCTGGGTTGTGGCGCCAGCTTCATCACGCGGTACTGGACGAGCTGGGTGGCTGCGGGTTGATCGACTGGTCCCGCGTCATCGTCGATGCGGCCGCCGTGCGGGCGAAAAGGGGGGATCGCTGA
- a CDS encoding IS5 family transposase, translating to MAPASSRGTGRAGWLRVDRLVPRHRRCGRRAGEKGGSLTGPSPVDRGKPGSKIHVLSEGAGLPLVVGVSAANTIDAYALKPWVKAIPAIRSRRGPCRRKPGKLHADKAYDHADLRAWVHRRGIQVRIARKGIDTSEKLGRHRWVIERTISWLTGYRRLTIRYEPNANHFLAFLTLAAALTCFKKLRKTTT from the coding sequence GTGGCGCCAGCTTCATCACGCGGTACTGGACGAGCTGGGTGGCTGCGGGTTGATCGACTGGTCCCGCGTCATCGTCGATGCGGCCGCCGTGCGGGCGAAAAGGGGGGATCGCTGACCGGGCCGAGTCCGGTGGACCGCGGCAAGCCCGGCTCGAAGATCCATGTCCTGTCCGAGGGGGCGGGGCTGCCCCTTGTTGTTGGTGTTTCGGCTGCGAACACCATCGACGCCTACGCGCTCAAGCCATGGGTGAAGGCGATTCCTGCGATCCGATCCCGTCGCGGACCGTGCCGCCGCAAGCCCGGCAAGTTGCACGCGGACAAGGCCTACGACCACGCTGACTTGCGTGCCTGGGTTCACCGGCGCGGTATCCAGGTGCGCATTGCCCGCAAAGGCATCGATACCAGCGAGAAGCTCGGCCGACACCGCTGGGTGATCGAACGAACAATCTCCTGGCTCACCGGTTACCGACGACTCACCATCCGCTACGAACCCAACGCCAACCACTTCCTCGCCTTCCTCACCCTCGCCGCCGCCCTGACCTGCTTCAAAAAGCTCCGCAAAACCACCACATGA
- a CDS encoding TetR/AcrR family transcriptional regulator: MPRTVDHEQRREEIATALVRVAARDGLHAVTMRAVAAEANVSLRLVQYYFTSKAQLMLGALRHLERRSRQRWAVRVAALPDPVPPRLFVEAFFAEALPTDEQSRTFHLLGSSYAALAMTDATLAAEPFIANVDSLEHQLAEALERARADGDIAPDADVAVEAAHLVALSHGLSTGVLLGQRDTEEAMAIVRSHLDALFTGRAVSGWRSALR; the protein is encoded by the coding sequence GTGCCCAGGACGGTGGACCACGAGCAGCGCCGGGAAGAGATCGCTACGGCGCTGGTGCGCGTCGCCGCGCGGGACGGGCTGCACGCGGTCACGATGCGGGCGGTGGCCGCGGAAGCGAACGTGTCACTGCGGCTGGTGCAGTACTACTTCACGTCCAAGGCGCAGTTGATGCTGGGCGCGCTGCGTCACCTGGAACGGCGAAGCCGTCAACGCTGGGCTGTACGGGTCGCGGCGTTGCCGGACCCGGTGCCACCGAGGCTGTTCGTCGAGGCCTTCTTCGCCGAGGCCCTGCCGACCGACGAGCAGAGCCGGACCTTCCATCTGCTCGGCAGTTCCTACGCGGCGCTGGCGATGACCGACGCCACGCTAGCCGCGGAACCCTTCATCGCCAACGTCGACAGCCTGGAACACCAGCTGGCCGAAGCGCTGGAGCGAGCCCGAGCCGACGGCGACATCGCGCCGGACGCGGATGTCGCCGTCGAAGCAGCCCACCTGGTCGCGCTCAGCCACGGGCTGAGCACCGGCGTACTGCTCGGGCAGCGGGACACCGAGGAGGCGATGGCGATCGTCCGCAGCCACCTCGACGCCCTTTTCACCGGACGGGCCGTCAGTGGCTGGCGGTCAGCTCTCCGGTGA
- a CDS encoding MFS transporter: protein MVVLVLACAAQFMVVLDISVVNVALPSIQRALGLDETGQQWVVNAYALTFAGLLLLGGRLADLYGRKRVFLAGLALFTGASLAGGLANTPQLLIIARAVQGIGAAVLAPATLTVLTSTFPEGPRRTRALAMWTAVGIAGGTAGNLLGGVLTEYLTWRSTLLINVPLGAVAILLALRCLAGRDQPAARVPIDIAGAVLATLGLVALTYGITQSHAAGWDAAATVVSLLLAAVALAVFVLVEARFATVPIIPLRLFRARAISLGNLVMLLAGACLNPMWFFLTLSMQNVLHYSPLQTGLAFLPHTVITVVVAARVTPWLMRRMDSRTLIAIGAVLAAAGFAWQSLLIPGSGYLAGVFGPALVFSVGSGLLNTPITTLVTSGVDAADSGAASGLMNTTKQVGGALGLAVLVTIASGGGATPAALASAYGRAFLVIAVLMLIVALLARALPSQRDEPVHQHWAS, encoded by the coding sequence ATGGTGGTCCTAGTGCTCGCCTGCGCGGCGCAGTTCATGGTCGTGCTGGACATTTCGGTCGTCAACGTCGCGCTGCCCTCCATCCAACGAGCTCTCGGGCTGGATGAAACGGGGCAGCAATGGGTGGTCAACGCCTACGCGCTGACGTTCGCGGGACTGCTCCTGCTCGGCGGCCGCCTCGCCGACCTCTACGGCCGAAAGCGGGTCTTCCTCGCCGGACTCGCCTTGTTCACCGGCGCGAGCCTCGCCGGTGGGCTGGCGAACACGCCGCAGCTGCTCATCATCGCCCGTGCGGTGCAGGGCATCGGGGCTGCCGTGCTCGCCCCGGCCACGCTGACGGTGCTCACCAGCACCTTCCCCGAAGGCCCCCGGCGCACCCGGGCGCTGGCGATGTGGACCGCGGTCGGGATCGCCGGAGGGACCGCGGGCAACCTGCTCGGTGGCGTGCTCACCGAGTACCTCACGTGGCGCTCCACGCTGCTGATCAACGTCCCGCTCGGCGCCGTGGCCATCCTGCTCGCCCTGCGTTGTCTGGCCGGCCGCGACCAGCCCGCCGCACGGGTGCCGATCGACATCGCCGGCGCGGTGCTGGCCACGCTGGGCCTGGTCGCACTGACCTACGGCATCACGCAGTCCCACGCAGCGGGCTGGGACGCTGCCGCCACGGTGGTCAGCCTGCTGTTGGCGGCCGTGGCCCTGGCGGTCTTCGTGCTGGTCGAAGCCCGTTTCGCCACCGTGCCGATCATCCCGCTGCGCCTGTTCCGGGCCCGCGCGATCAGCCTCGGCAACCTGGTGATGCTGCTGGCCGGGGCCTGCCTCAACCCGATGTGGTTCTTCTTGACCTTGTCCATGCAGAACGTGCTGCACTACAGCCCGCTGCAGACCGGGCTGGCGTTCCTGCCGCACACCGTAATCACCGTCGTGGTCGCCGCCCGCGTCACCCCGTGGCTGATGCGGCGCATGGACAGCCGGACCCTCATCGCGATCGGTGCGGTACTGGCAGCGGCCGGATTCGCCTGGCAAAGCCTGCTCATCCCGGGCAGCGGCTACCTGGCCGGGGTCTTCGGCCCGGCGCTCGTGTTCTCCGTCGGCAGCGGACTGCTCAACACGCCGATCACCACGCTGGTCACCTCGGGGGTCGACGCTGCCGACAGCGGAGCCGCGTCCGGGCTGATGAACACCACCAAGCAGGTCGGCGGTGCGCTCGGCCTCGCCGTGCTGGTGACCATCGCCAGTGGCGGCGGTGCCACCCCGGCAGCGCTGGCGAGCGCCTACGGCCGTGCGTTCCTCGTGATCGCTGTGCTGATGCTGATCGTCGCGCTGCTGGCTCGGGCCTTGCCGTCCCAGCGCGATGAACCCGTTCACCAGCACTGGGCGAGCTGA
- a CDS encoding DUF4041 domain-containing protein, with protein sequence MEYRFNPPPNWPNLPAGWVPPPGWHPPAEWPAPPENWQLWVPGEAGQVPGLSRTPKPGEGSPGLFGARKRLRQAEVELATAHSRNHELSGAAQVADRRADGLAHRLKEALAHNETLAGQVRDLDSSYRTLRGKDALTLEQELNDMRQALGQLEGEIRRRRVTEERQQAEAAEQLAGVSQKIEQARATLEQVRGEIVETEDLALLQEAGIYEYRHRLANAVAYKAALQKLRDAIKVAARNNNAITASTNWTVNNSSVEGQKMVRDFSKLMLRAYNTEADNCVRSMRPFRLESAKDRLDKTRNIISRLGRTMNINIADRYHRLRVKELELTADHLAKAEEEKERIRAERERQRDEQQAMREFEREKARLGKEQTQWQTAMRKWVDAGDDVKASEAQVKLAEIGEAIKGVEEREANVRTGWVYVISNIGSFGNGVVKVGLTRRLDPLERVRELGDASVPFRFDVHAVIFDADAVSLEAKLHQRLKDQRVNRVNLRREFFYASPLELLAILEEMGLRDNLVEYVQEPEAAEWRSSRRLAEKRETSQPLSALTSH encoded by the coding sequence ATGGAATATCGGTTCAACCCGCCGCCGAACTGGCCGAACCTTCCTGCCGGCTGGGTGCCACCACCAGGCTGGCATCCCCCGGCCGAGTGGCCCGCGCCCCCGGAAAACTGGCAGTTGTGGGTTCCTGGAGAAGCAGGACAGGTACCCGGTCTCTCCCGCACGCCGAAACCGGGTGAGGGATCTCCCGGTCTGTTCGGCGCGCGGAAACGACTTCGGCAAGCCGAAGTGGAGCTTGCGACGGCTCACAGCCGGAACCATGAACTGTCCGGCGCGGCTCAAGTGGCAGACCGTCGGGCTGATGGGCTGGCGCACCGGTTGAAAGAGGCGCTCGCGCACAACGAGACACTGGCAGGACAGGTACGTGATCTCGACTCTAGCTATCGGACGCTCCGCGGTAAGGATGCTCTGACACTGGAGCAGGAGCTCAACGACATGCGTCAAGCCCTGGGGCAGTTGGAAGGTGAGATCCGGAGGCGCCGAGTTACCGAGGAGAGGCAGCAGGCAGAGGCAGCGGAACAGCTCGCTGGAGTCAGCCAGAAGATCGAACAGGCGCGGGCGACCCTCGAGCAGGTTCGTGGCGAAATCGTTGAGACGGAGGACCTCGCGCTGCTTCAGGAGGCTGGCATCTACGAATATCGCCACCGCCTTGCCAACGCTGTGGCGTACAAGGCCGCTTTGCAGAAACTGCGGGACGCGATCAAGGTTGCGGCGAGGAACAATAACGCCATAACAGCGAGCACGAACTGGACGGTCAACAACTCCTCGGTCGAAGGGCAGAAGATGGTGCGTGACTTCTCCAAGCTGATGTTACGTGCTTACAACACCGAAGCCGACAACTGTGTCAGATCAATGCGTCCGTTTCGCCTTGAGTCAGCCAAAGATCGCCTCGACAAGACTCGGAACATAATCTCACGGCTGGGCCGGACCATGAACATCAACATCGCCGACCGCTACCACCGGCTCAGGGTCAAGGAGCTCGAACTGACCGCCGACCACCTCGCGAAGGCCGAGGAGGAGAAGGAACGGATCAGGGCGGAGCGGGAACGGCAGCGCGACGAGCAGCAGGCCATGCGGGAGTTCGAACGGGAAAAGGCTCGGCTGGGCAAAGAGCAGACCCAGTGGCAGACCGCGATGCGGAAGTGGGTTGATGCGGGTGACGATGTGAAGGCATCCGAGGCGCAGGTCAAGCTGGCCGAGATCGGTGAGGCCATCAAGGGAGTCGAAGAACGCGAGGCGAACGTTCGCACTGGCTGGGTCTACGTCATCTCCAACATCGGCTCGTTCGGGAACGGGGTGGTGAAGGTGGGATTGACTCGGCGGCTCGACCCGCTCGAGAGAGTTCGGGAACTCGGTGACGCGTCGGTTCCTTTCCGGTTCGATGTCCACGCGGTGATTTTCGACGCCGATGCGGTGAGCCTCGAGGCGAAGTTGCACCAGCGTCTCAAGGATCAACGAGTCAACCGGGTGAACCTTCGGCGTGAGTTCTTCTATGCTTCTCCGCTCGAGCTGCTCGCCATCCTCGAAGAGATGGGCCTTCGGGACAATCTCGTCGAATACGTGCAGGAGCCCGAAGCAGCGGAGTGGCGTTCGAGCAGACGGCTGGCCGAAAAACGGGAAACAAGCCAACCGCTGTCGGCTCTGACGTCGCACTGA
- a CDS encoding PadR family transcriptional regulator, with protein MRDVVLALLAKEPAHGYQLGVRLREALGPLSESLNAGQVYVTLTRLEKAGLVSAERVPGLPDRPDRKTYALTAAGQRRVADWVAEVSWPKPDLTEFHLKLVAAAAARLADPLALIDAQRRELLRRLRDAQRAALAEPDDSVAGLLLEGVVLRLRADLRWLETCERTWAPRRENG; from the coding sequence GTGCGGGACGTGGTGCTGGCGCTGCTGGCCAAGGAGCCCGCGCACGGCTACCAGCTGGGTGTGCGTTTGCGGGAGGCGCTCGGTCCGCTGAGTGAGTCGCTGAACGCCGGGCAGGTGTACGTGACGCTGACCCGGTTGGAAAAGGCCGGTCTGGTGTCGGCTGAGCGGGTACCCGGTCTGCCGGACCGGCCGGACCGCAAGACCTACGCGCTCACCGCGGCCGGGCAGCGGCGCGTCGCGGACTGGGTGGCCGAGGTGAGCTGGCCCAAGCCGGACCTGACGGAGTTCCACCTCAAACTGGTGGCCGCCGCGGCGGCGCGGCTCGCGGATCCGCTGGCGCTGATCGATGCGCAGCGCCGTGAACTGCTGCGCCGGTTGCGAGACGCGCAACGAGCGGCACTGGCTGAGCCCGATGACTCGGTGGCCGGGCTGTTGCTGGAAGGCGTCGTGCTGCGGTTGCGGGCCGATCTGCGGTGGCTCGAGACGTGCGAGCGGACGTGGGCGCCGCGGAGGGAGAACGGGTGA
- a CDS encoding ABC transporter ATP-binding protein, producing the protein MNRERFALQARRLCKTHGAGSALVRAVDEVSLDMPAGQALAIMGPSGCGKSTLLHLLGGLERATAGALWLGGKRIDGLGERALARMRRRSVSFVFQAFHLMEELSAVQNVELPALLAGASPWAARRRADQLLDRVGLAKRARHLPSAMSGGERQRVAVARALVNEPLVLLADEPTGNLDSAATRTLLRLFEELRTAGQTLVIVTHDERIAALADRLITMRDGAFVDDLRMPAAPVGRRAGLLNLGG; encoded by the coding sequence GTGAACCGCGAGCGTTTCGCTTTGCAGGCACGCCGGTTGTGCAAGACGCACGGTGCTGGGTCCGCGCTGGTGCGTGCGGTCGACGAAGTCAGCCTGGACATGCCTGCCGGGCAGGCACTGGCGATCATGGGGCCCAGCGGCTGTGGGAAATCCACACTGCTGCACTTGCTCGGCGGGCTGGAACGCGCCACGGCTGGGGCGTTGTGGCTGGGCGGCAAGCGCATCGACGGGCTCGGTGAGCGCGCGTTGGCCCGGATGCGCCGCCGTTCGGTGAGTTTCGTGTTCCAGGCGTTCCACCTCATGGAGGAACTGTCGGCGGTGCAGAACGTCGAGTTGCCGGCGCTGCTGGCCGGTGCGTCACCGTGGGCTGCCAGGCGGCGGGCGGACCAGTTGCTGGACCGCGTCGGGCTGGCGAAACGGGCCAGGCACCTGCCGTCCGCGATGTCGGGCGGTGAGCGGCAGCGAGTCGCGGTCGCGCGGGCATTGGTCAACGAGCCGCTGGTGCTGTTGGCCGACGAGCCGACCGGCAACCTCGACAGCGCCGCCACCCGCACGCTGCTGCGGTTGTTCGAAGAGCTACGCACGGCGGGGCAGACGCTGGTGATCGTCACGCACGACGAGCGCATCGCCGCCCTGGCCGACCGCCTGATCACCATGCGCGACGGCGCGTTCGTCGACGACCTCCGGATGCCCGCCGCGCCGGTGGGCAGGCGCGCCGGACTGCTGAATCTGGGCGGTTGA